Part of the Lolium rigidum isolate FL_2022 chromosome 6, APGP_CSIRO_Lrig_0.1, whole genome shotgun sequence genome, tcatggtgtagttggagaccggtttatagtttagttgccgtactatcaagaggtctctcgagtgagtaacttgatcgtatccttcggagagctcaaacctttgcatccttgcatcatctttcttggttgttatttggatcttatccatgtgatgttttagagcttgtgcttattctcatgacaatctctagttcatcgaaaatggattttGCATAGTtcacttgttgtgttttcgagtttggtgattttctcggtttctcgtgttgaggtgttgcacctctaaaaaataatagaaaattacCCCCACTCGGTTTCCATATTTTTACTTtttgttgggtagctcttgtcgtcccctttccaacaaaattggtttcactcaattCGGAGCTACCTATCTTTAGATAATGTTTTTACAAGTTCgctaggccggataatccgggccggatatttgcacaaTATGCGGCCCctgaaaaatggctaaggacttttCGGCGAGGCTCTCAGTACTCCCCTGGAtccaggccggatatttggccggacttCTCCaggaggccggataatccggcccttacttaggccggataatccgcccccaaatattctgcaacggctcgattttcttgggggtataaataccccccttcttcctccttggaccGTTGCTTctcccactctctctctccttcattgttgatcttgagaagcttgccctatctctcaattcctccatgattcttgcccccttttgagggaaaagagagaggagatctagatccacactttgaccaaaccattcatctctttgtgagtgaatctttgggatcatgatcttggagaattttgggttctcgtctttgttcttcctctcttattcccccaatagcttttgtagctttgttggaatttgagagagaaggatttgagcatctttgcggtgttcttgccattgtatttggtgcataggtttgacTTCTCCAcgatgattcgtggaagtgaaagcaagaaggttgttactcttgggttcttgaaaCCCTAGACGTATTCTAGGCCTttctggcgatttgttgggagcctccaattaagatgtggatgtgtgccccaacctttgtgtaaggcctggtttctgcctcgaaggaaatcccttagtggaaccgtgacttagatctttgtggcgagggtcaccggagaataaggtgaggtgccttcgtggcgctcggtgtgtggtgtgagtaccacatcttggggtgaggcctttgtggcgttggtgtgcatcgagcaaccacacctcaaggtgaggcctcttgtggcgttcgggagcactaagccaccgcacctctacaatggagattagcactcgcaagagtgtgaatttcgggataaatcatcgtctccagcatgcctcggttatctctatacgcgAGCTCTttccttatgcactttaccttgtgatagccatcgtgcttgaagttatatatcttgttatcacatagttgcttgaatcGCATaatataagttgttggtgcacataggtgaaccatagtatataggttttgggcttgacaaagtaaacgctagttttattcagcatttgttaagcccatctcgtaaaagttttaaatcgcctattcaccccctctaggcgacatccgtgtcctttcacatcCTCTTCCTCGTGCTCCGCTGCTAAACACGCACCACATCATGGCGGTCGGCGGTGCCAGTCCGGCAACACATCGTGGCCATGACGGCGTCATCATGGTCGTTAGCATCTGCAATTTACAACTCGTTCTATGTTGTGCTCTTTTGTGGCGAGGCGTTCCCTCGTTGTTGTGGCATGTGTTAGTGCAACACCTTCTTGTTCTTTGGCTCTCTATTGACTCATTACGGCAACCGTCGAAGCCATCGGGGGCGTCGCCTACAATGCCACCATGCTCCGGACTGTCAGCGAACGCAAAAGATGTACGTTCAACAAGTCTTCACAATGGTAACGTCCTGTGGCGTAGTGTACGTACCAGAACAATTGGAGAACCCTAGCGCTCCCGTGTGGCCTGTTGAGTGTATCTGCCGGGGGAATCCTTGCCCTTCTAGGTCACGGCGGTGGCGTCTGTAGATgtcgttcccttcttggaggcgtcgtggtGGTGGTGCGGTTACTCCAcagtctccgggtgaaaacccaagatccccgGATCGGGTGGCAGCGCTCCTGCGTTGTCATATTCTTCAAGATGTCACCTTGGAGTTCTCACGTTGTGCGGGGCTCGTTGTTTGGGTGGCGGAGGTGCGCCTCGAACCGCCTCCTCGGCAAAACTTCATTTGTGTTATGCACCCACGGTGTTTCTCGACGTGCTCGTCCTTGGAGTTCATTGTTGGCGGTGAGCTTTATTGGTCGATTCCTGGTGGTGGACAGCCACCGGTGGCGTTTGCATTGGTGGTGCTATACGGTTGTGGTGATTGTTGGTTCGACCGTGCTATATAGGGGGTGAGCATCGGTCCGACAATGTATCCTGTCCTCGCGCTTGCTATTCCTCTTTGTAGACTGCACTAGTTGTGCCGACTGCTCGCATTGTCGGCAGGTGTTTCCTAGGATGAACCTTGTCTAGTATGTGTGTGCACAACATCGTGTATTTGTTTCACCGTTAAAATTGTTATTAATTTAACGTTGGATCTTTgatcttttatctaaaaaaaaagtgtACGTAGGTCACGTTATTGCTTTTCAGCAATCACATAATATAATAAAGTTCAACAACAATTTATGGAAGTTGTCTCGGTCGGTGGCAACTTTGTTTTTGAGGCTGCTCAAGCGCTACTTTGTTTTCAATTTTTTCTATGTTCTGACAGGTGAGACTCGCAGGTAAAAAAGCAACAAGGTTACTTCTGCGAGAGAAAAATACAACCCACGTGACCTCTCCTGAACCAATTTGTTCGCTCGGTGAAATTGTGgtatttttttgcgaaacatagtaCAGATGCAGACACTCACATATATGCACATACACTTACCCCTataaacgcacgcacgcacaccctatccATATTAGTACCTCCGAGAGACTTCGTCAAAAAAACTTTATCCGACGggttttgagattgacgaagtcaccacaggtgcTTCGCTATCGACAAAAACATCGCCCCTCACTGAAGAATATTTCAGCTTTAATGAGAatcaaagtgtcaaatctaggtACGCGAATGCTCTTTTACAAATTGTGATACTAAATTGCACATTTAGTCCAAGTTGTGGTACAAAAATTGTATATAACTCTATGACCTCTAACATATCTTACTCTATGCAAATTAACGAGGTAACTGAATCATGAAGCAAATTATAATGGAAAAAGTCTACGCGAATCACAACGTTGAGTTTATCAGTTTAGCGGAGTTGCCTACCACTATCTTCACCTGTCTGTCAGTCTACGCGAAACAGAGACCGGAGTCCGACCCCACCAGCTAGGCAGCTATggacgcggcggccggcggcggccgctggACGGAGGAGGTAGACGACCTGGTGGACGCCGGGGACGTCGACGGCGCCATCTCCCTCCTCGAGTCCGTCGTCTCCAACCTCTCCACCTCCGCATCCCCGCCTCCACCGGGCGCCGACCTCCGCCTCGCCACGGCGCTCGGCGATCTCGCCGGCCTCCACGCCTCCCGCGGGAACACGCTCCAGGCCGACGCGATCCGCTCCCGGGCTATCGTCCTCCGCCTCCGCGCGGAGAAAGCCCCCCAGGCCTTAGGGTTTGCTTCTCTGCTCCCTCCGCTTCCTGTTCTTGCTTCTGAACCGAATACTCGCATGCTCAAACAACCAGACCTGCCAATCGGCAGTGCTTTTTTAAAAATTGCTTCGTAAATTTTATCCTATAGCTCGTGATCTTAGATACCAAAGATCCGACTCGCAAAAAACTGACCGTAATTTGAACAATATTATCTGCCATTGCCTCCTGTTTCGGCCACCTGATTGACTCCTGCTCTGGTTCTAATGATGTATACTGAAGAGACCGTGGGACGACGGAGAACTCCTCATCACCAGTGGCTGTTACGGGATCCAAGGACTCAGAAGTCTCAGCTAACACCGATGAGAAGaacgaagatgaagacgatggtaaTAATTCTAGCGATCTCTGTCTCTGTGTGCTATTCTGGAAACAGCTTAGACAGGACTGAGAACTTGCATTCTTTCCCTGCGCATATGCAGATTGGGAGGCTATCGCGGATCGTGGCGACGAGACACTAGTGCGTCCCATCGGACAGGAGGCAAGGGTGTCTTCTTCACAGAAAAGCAGCACTCCATCTTCAGAGAAAAGTAGCACTCCGTCTTCGGGGCCCAAGAGGAGGGGAAGGGGTTCCTTTCTTTACGATAAGAGTGTTCTGTACAGTGACCAGTGTGGTTCAGAGAGAGATCTGGATGACAAGGGGTCTGATCCTCATAGTGGATCAAAAGACCATGAGGACGAGCAGGAGAACAGGACTGGTAATTTATTTATTCAGGATGATAATCTTACCTGTCTCGTTAGCTTGTTCATGTTTAATCTTTTGTCTGGCTCTGTAGGTGCAAAACGATTTGGGACGAGGCATGTTCTTGTTCTGTATGACTTCCCATCTAGCACACGCACAACAGATTTGGAAAGGATTTTTGACAAGTTCGGAGACCATGGAGTTGCCATTCGCTGGGTCAATGATACTATTGCACTTGCAGTTTTTCGGACTCCATCATCTGGTAATTTGGGTCTTACGGTTATTTCTGATATTCTTTCTGTACATTTCTCTTCATATAGCATGATCTAGAAACTTTCGTCACATCTTTTTAAACCTGGGTTTTATAATTATTGAACTGTACAACTACGTGCTGTCTACCTATTGGAAGCAAAACTCTCGTGTCCAATATGATGCATTGCAGaaaatttattttcattttcatatttattTCCTGTACAAGGACAGTGCCACACCTTTCGAGCTAAATTATTATGCTGTCTCACCATAATTCTGTCAGTAAAATATTAGAATTAGAACAAATTGACACAATTCCCTTCTTCCAATTAGGTTCTGTGGCACTTTGTTTGTTTCATTTTTATATTGATATATGCGTAATTTTGATACGTGCGAGGGAAAACCATGGGTATTTCTGAAGTCAAATCTAGAAAGAAAAATGCACACTTCAATAGAAAgcataattcatattttactactaGTGTTGGTTTTGTTCAGACAACTGTCATGCTGGTTCAGTTTTTATTCCGTCCTGCTGGAACTTAGTACTTGATGCTGATGATATGAACTTGCAATATTTCAATTACTTCTGGTTTCTGCCTTTATTCATTGCATTCTCATTGCTGCATTCTGGCCTATTGTCCTGTAGCTAGTGAGGCACAAGCTTGTGTGCCTCCAAGATACAAAGTGCGGTCACTAAAGGATGATGACGATCTCTTGGCTAAAATAGACGGTACAGGTAACAGCTTGTGCCTTCTGATGATTCTTTTTTTGCTTGATCTTCTCCCTGCAGATCATGCGTAGAACTGTAGACCGTAGCTTCCAACTTAGATCTCACACTGTTTTCTACTCGGACTGCAGACCTAGAACCGCCGACGCCGAGGCCCAAGACATCCGCGAGAACAGCACAGAGGCTGATCGCCCACGGGATGGGGCTAAAGCAGTTCACAAGCATTAGTGCTGGTGAGCGGAAGGAGCAGGAGGACGCGAGGAGGAGCCGGATTACTGCCCGACAAGCTGCGCGTGATGATGCCTGGGGTTCAGACTGACCAACTGGTGAGAATTTCTCCACTGGTGGGCAGGCTGCTGCCAGATCTTGCTTTCTACGCGGGTGTGCTCCTGTTGGACCTCTCTACCCGGTTTGATTTACACGTGTCACTGGTGGGCTTAAAGTGAATGTTAAGCACGGTATTATGTTGTTTGAGTGCTGATGAGAGATGATGTCATCCCTTGATTCATTGGATTTACTGTAGTTTGCCTGGACTTCATCGTCAGAGATGTGGAGATTGGGAAGCTGGTGGCAAAAAATATCTTGTTTTACCCACTAATTCAAGTGCTGTGTGCAGAGAGTGGTCTGCTAAATTTGAGTTACCAATTTTGTCAAATGGGTTAAGGACCAGCTGTCTGTCTGTGCTACCCGTGCTCGTGAGAACTTTTGCTGTATTTGTCTATTTCGTTTTCAGATTTATTTATTGAACTTGGGAAGACAATACACCTTTTTAACACCGTTATCAATCGCCAGGGAAGTATATCTAGATGAAGTACAGAGCTACCAAAGTACCCAATGGAAGTATATCTAGATGAAGTACAGAGCTACCAAAATACATAACAAAGTAATGCAAGCATGCTCTTGCAAATAATTTAGGTTCAAAAATACTTTATTAGCAATTCTTTATTGAATAGAGATTTTAAATAGACATTTCAACACAAACAACAACCTTTTGCATAGAAAATTGCAGTACTTGCTATCCATATTAGTTGCTACTaatataaatgtatctagatactagttctaaatacatccatactagtactagtgacaagtaatatgaataggAGGAAGTAGTTTTCAGTTACATAATTTAAATTATAGTTAAAATACTATAAACACTATGGCTAACTGAAATTCTGTAAGTTTCGTAAAACTCTAGACTAACAGTACCATGgtgttcttttgatttttttcgtaAAAATCAAAACTCAAGAATTAGAAGAAAACATGTTGTAGCCGGCGGCGGACGGCTAGGCGATGACAGAGTGAATGACAGGCTGAGGCTGCAGTGGACGGTCACAGTGGTGATCATGGCGTTTTCTTTATATTCCCCGCTGATCGTCTCCGTCTCCACGATTCTCCGGCGGTGTCTGGGGCTCCTGCCGAGGGGGGAAAGGGTCAAGAAGACGTGGTCGATCTGGGGGAAGAACACAGGGAGAAAAGGGGGATGCGGGGTACTCTGCAACCTCGAGTCGAGCTCCAATGGCAATGGCGGCGACGGAACATCGACGAAGAAATTCGGCAGTCTGGCACCGCTATTTCTAGGGTTTCAAAGGGGATAAAACGGAGATGATGTGAGGTACATTTATAGAGGATCCAAAGAGGCAACAAAATGGGATCAAAATGAGGCTGAATCGACGAGGAAATTGTGGAGTCGTTCGGAACCGTGCGGAGGTCGATCTCCTGCTGCTGGAGGTTATTCTTCTTGGGAGGCCTTGGCaatatgatgttgatgctacacACTGTAGTCTGGAATCCTCTTATTCCTTTATATGGAACAATCTCCAGATTGTTATTCTTTTAAAGAGCATGGAGAAGCCTATTTCTAAGTGGAGGATAAGACAATGTTTGCTGTTATTTCCAACCCAAGTGATTTTGTTGAAGATGTGAGGGTTCACAATTTTTTGAAGCTCGATCTCCCCCGGATGAACCATGGTGGGGTCCTTCCGTCAGGAAAACAAATAAAGGAGACGCGGAGTGCTGCGTCGCTGGGCCGGCCGGTcaccttttttttaaaaaattcctTTTTATGTCCTGTTTTGTAGAAATAGTTTTAAGTCTTCAAATTATACCAAATAAACTCTGTAAAATTTTTAGCCTGATTTTGGGACATGAATTGACAATATACTCTTCCACTCGAAACAAAATACAGAGATATAATTCGTATTTGGGCTAATAGGCTATTTAACAA contains:
- the LOC124661255 gene encoding coiled-coil domain-containing protein R3HCC1L-like, whose protein sequence is MDAAAGGGRWTEEVDDLVDAGDVDGAISLLESVVSNLSTSASPPPPGADLRLATALGDLAGLHASRGNTLQADAIRSRAIVLRLRAEKAPQALGDRGTTENSSSPVAVTGSKDSEVSANTDEKNEDEDDDWEAIADRGDETLVRPIGQEARVSSSQKSSTPSSEKSSTPSSGPKRRGRGSFLYDKSVLYSDQCGSERDLDDKGSDPHSGSKDHEDEQENRTGAKRFGTRHVLVLYDFPSSTRTTDLERIFDKFGDHGVAIRWVNDTIALAVFRTPSSASEAQACVPPRYKVRSLKDDDDLLAKIDGTDLEPPTPRPKTSARTAQRLIAHGMGLKQFTSISAGERKEQEDARRSRITARQAARDDAWGSD